A single Populus nigra chromosome 13, ddPopNigr1.1, whole genome shotgun sequence DNA region contains:
- the LOC133670663 gene encoding vesicle transport protein GOT1-like, translated as MVSFELNDRKKIGLGLTGFGIFFSFLGIVFFFDKGFLAMGNILFISGVSLTIGPKSTMQFFMKRQNFKGTISFGAGFFFVVIGWPVIGMILEAYGFIVLFSGFWPTLAVFIQKIPILGWVFQQPFVRYFFDRYRGKRVPV; from the exons ATGGTTTCCTTTGAATTGAATGACCGTAAAA AGATTGGGTTAGGCTTGACTGGATTTggcatatttttttcattcttgggaattgtcttcttctttgacAAGGGATTTCTTGCCATGGGAAAT ATCCTTTTCATCTCTGGAGTCAGTCTCACTATTGGACCAAAGTCTACCATGCAATTCTTCATGAAACGCCAGAATTTTAAG GGAACTATTTCATTTGGTGCTGGCTTCTTCTTTGTGGTCATAGGATGGCCAGTTATTGGCATGATTTTGGAAGCATATGGTTTCATTGTTCTCTTCAG TGGTTTCTGGCCAACACTGGCAGTTTTCATTCAGAAGATACCAATTCTTGGATGGGTGTTCCAACAGCCTTTTGTGAGATAT TTTTTTGATCGATATCGGGGCAAAAGAGTGCCCGTGTAA
- the LOC133670662 gene encoding protein EMBRYO DEFECTIVE 1674-like, whose translation MADVPTHLSINGAKKEKARPGKMSSEAKEREGFSSSTTPASLTKILIRSLSRLNSRTPSNTIPLSSLSLNSVWLHDWWLVKVEGNGLAVSGFTSREGVGTRLFCSAAIVKRHYATILEAKDGITVTLSGFINRDRAHENGFSFQICDRFQLGFPYSWEEIAAKLRGEESANGGSPRGKSGLVELNTSSGISTNTASVSFDDIPVTRIRDILMHPLGDPKDCALEDILGSFCSNIMEHTPMLTDPFSNSKSPVTVTRKKKRTKADQKHRDGGKITLTDDTVMGECITPRRGVVTRSMSRLRNLAKNNPG comes from the exons ATGGCTGATGTACCGACCCACCTATCTATAAACggggcaaaaaaagaaaaggcccgACCCGGAAAAATGTCGAGTGAGGCGAAGGAAAGGGAAGGATTTAGCAGCAGCACAACCCCAGCTTCACTTACCAAAATCTTGATCCGTTCCCTGTCGCGTCTTAATTCAAGAACCCCGTCCAACACTATCCCTCTTTCTTCTTTGTCTCTTAATTCC GTTTGGTTACATGACTGGTGGCTGGTTAAGGTAGAAGGGAATGGCTTAGCTGTTTCTGGGTTTACTTCAAGAGA AGGAGTAGGGACAAGATTATTTTGCTCAGCAGCAATTGTCAAAAGACATTATGCCACCATTCTTGAGGCGAAAGACGGCATCACTGTTACACTTAGTGGATTCATAAATCGAGATCGAGCTCATGAAAATGGGTTTTCATTTCAG ATTTGTGACCGTTTCCAACTGGGCTTTCCATATTCCTGGGAAGAAATTGCTGCTAAATTGCGCGGTGAAGAGTCTGCTAATGGAGGGAGTCCTAGGGGAAAATCTGGATTGGTGGAGCTCAACACGTCTTCTGGCATCAGCACAAACACTGCTTCGGTGTCGTTTGATGATATCCCAGTTACAAGAATCCGTGATATTCTAATGCACCCTCTTGGAGATCCCAAAGATTGTGCACTTGAAGACATACTAGGATCATTCTGCAGCAACATCATGGAACACACTCCCATGTTAACTGATCCATTCTCAAATAGCAAGAGTCCAGTCACAGTgacaaggaaaaagaagaggacCAAGGCTGACCAGAAGCACAGAGATGGGGGTAAAATCACACTTACAGATGATACAGTAATGGGGGAGTGCATTACCCCAAGAAGAGGAGTTGTCACAAGAAGCATGTCTAGACTGAGGAATCTTGCAAAAAACAACCCAGGATAG